From one Dama dama isolate Ldn47 chromosome 4, ASM3311817v1, whole genome shotgun sequence genomic stretch:
- the SBSN gene encoding suprabasin, whose product MHLASLLSSCSLLLLLGALPGWAANNDPIEKVIEGINRGLSNAEREVGKALEGINNGITQAGREVEKVFNGLSSVGNQAGKELDKGIQGLNHGLDKVAHGINNGIGHTGKEAEKLAHGANHAAGQVGKEADKVIQGVHHGVNQAGSDAGRFGQGAHHAAGQAGSEAEKFGQGAHHVAGQAGKEAEKFGQGVHHAAGQAGKEAEKFGQGAHHAAGQFGNEAEKFGQGVHHAAGQAGKEAEKFGQGVHHAAGQFGNEAEKFGQGVHHAAGQAGNEAEKFGQGVHHAAGQAGKEGEKIVQGVHHGVNQAGKEAEKFGQGVHHAAGQFGNEAEKFGQGVHHAAGQAGKEGEKIVQGVHHGVNQAGKEAEKFGQGVHHAAGQFGNEAEKFGQGVHHAAGQAGKEGEKIVQGVHHGVNQAGKEAEKFGKDVHYAAGKAGKEGEKIVQGVQHGVNQAGKEAEKFGQGVHHAVEQAGKEAGKVAQGVHDGVNQAGKEAEKLGHGVNHAAGQAAKEAEKLGQGVHHAAGQAGKEEDRLQQNVHNGVNQAGKEANQLLNNGQPGGSTAQHGGAATTTLTSGASVNKPFMALSVLWKSITSIIP is encoded by the exons ATGCATCTTGCCAGTTTGCTCAGCTCCTGCTCCCTCCTGCTGCTACTGGGGGCCCTGCCTGGATGGGCGGCCAACAATGACCCCATTGAGAAGGTCATTGAAGGGATCAACCGAGGGCTGAGCAACGCAGAGAGAGAGGTGGGCAAGGCCCTGGAAGGCATCAACAATGGAATCACTCAAGCTGGAAGGGAAGTGGAGAAAGTTTTTAATGGACTCAGCAGCGTGGGGAACCAGGCCGGCAAGGAGCTGGACAAGGGCATCCAGGGGCTCAACCACGGCTTGGACAAGGTAGCCCATGGAATCAACAATGGCATCGGACACACAGGAAAGGAAGCAGAGAAGCTTGCTCATGGGGCCAACCATGCTGCTGGACAGGTTGGGAAGGAGGCAGACAAAGTGATTCAGGGGGTCCATCATGGGGTCAACCAGGCGGGAAGTGATGCAGGGAGGTTTGGCCAGGGGGCCCACCATGCTGCCGGGCAGGCTGGGAGCGAGGCAGAAAAGTTTGGCCAGGGGGCCCACCATGTTGCTGGGCAGGCTGGGAAAGAGGCAGAGAAGTTTGGTCAGGGGGTCCACCATGCTGCTGGGCAGGCTGGGAAAGAGGCAGAGAAGTTTGGTCAGGGGGCCCACCATGCTGCTGGGCAGTTTGGGAATGAGGCAGAGAAGTTTGGCCAGGGGGTCCACCATGCTGCTGGGCAGGCTGGGAAAGAGGCAGAGAAGTTTGGTCAGGGGGTCCACCATGCTGCTGGGCAGTTTGGGAATGAGGCAGAGAAGTTTGGCCAGGGGGTCCACCATGCTGCTGGGCAGGCTGGGAACGAGGCAGAGAAGTTTGGCCAGGGGGTCCACCATGCTGCTGGGCAGGctgggaaagagggagaaaaaatagTCCAGGGGGTTCATCATGGAGTGAATCAGGCTGGGAAGGAGGCAGAAAAGTTTGGTCAGGGGGTCCACCATGCTGCTGGGCAGTTTGGGAATGAAGCAGAGAAGTTTGGTCAAGGAGTCCACCATGCTGCCGGGCAGGctgggaaagagggagaaaaaatagTCCAGGGGGTTCATCATGGAGTGAATCAGGCTGGGAAGGAGGCAGAAAAGTTTGGCCAGGGGGTCCACCATGCTGCTGGGCAGTTTGGGAATGAAGCAGAGAAGTTTGGTCAAGGAGTCCACCATGCTGCCGGGCAGGctgggaaagagggagaaaaaatagTCCAGGGGGTCCATCATGGAGTGAATCAGGctgggaaggaggcagagaagtTTGGCAAGGATGTTCATTATGCTGCCGGGAAGGctgggaaagagggagaaaaaatagTCCAGGGGGTCCAACATGGAGTGAATCAGGCTGGGAAGGAGGCAGAAAAGTTTGGTCAGGGAGTCCACCATGCCGTTGAACAGGCTGGAAAGGAGGCGGGTAAAGTGGCTCAAGGGGTCCATGATGGGGTCAACCAGGCCGGCAAGGAGGCAGAGAAATTGGGCCATGGGGTCAACCACGCTGCTGGCCAGGCTGCAAAGGAAGCGGAGAAACTTGGCCAAGGTGTCCACCATGCTGCAGGCCAGGCCGGGAAGGAGGAGGACAGGTTGCAGCAGAATGTTCATAATGGGGTCAACCAAGCCGGCAAGGAGGCCAACCAGCTGCTGAAT AACGGTCAACCAGGCGGATCCACCGCCCAGCACGGAGGGGCCGCAACCACAACCTTAACATCTGGA GCTTCGGTCAACAAGCCCTTCATGGCCTTGTCAGTCCTGTGGAAG aGCATCACCAGCATCATTCCCTAA
- the GAPDHS gene encoding glyceraldehyde-3-phosphate dehydrogenase, testis-specific: MSKRDIVLTNVTVVQLLRPPCPVTRAPPPPEPRVEAEPEPEPIKEEVPPPLPPPPPPAPKKVRELTVGINGFGRIGRLVLRACMEKGVKVVAVNDPFIDLEYMVYMFKYDSTHGRYKGSVEHKNGQLVVDNNEISVFQCKQPKEIPWKSVGSPFVVEATGVYLSLEETKPHIEAGAQRVVICAPSPDAPTFVMGVNEKEYNPGSMKIVSNASCTTNCLAPLAKVIHERFGILEGLMTTVHSYTATQKTVDGPSKKAWRDGRGAHQNIIPASTGAAKAVGKVIPDLKGKLTGMAFRVPTPDVSVVDLTCRLAQATPYSAIKDAIKAAAKGPMAGILAYTEDEVVSTDFLSDTHSSIFDAKAGIALNDNFVKLVSWYDNEYGYSNRVVDLVRYMFSRDK; encoded by the exons ATGTCGAAACGCGACATCGTCCTCACCAATGTCACCGTTGTCCAGCTGCTGCGACCACCGTGCCCGG TAACCAGAGCACCGCCCCCACCAGAGCCCAGGGTTGAGGCAGAGCCTGAGCCAGAGCCAATCAAGGAGGAAGTCCCACCACCTCTACCACCACCGCCCCCTCCTGCACCTAAGAAGGTTCGGGAGCTGACAGTTGGCATCAATGG ATTCGGACGCATCGGTCGCCTAGTGCTGCGTGCCTGCATGGAGAAGGGTGTTAAGGTGGTAGCAGTGAATGACCCATTCATTGACCTGGAATATATG GTATACATGTTTAAGTATGACTCCACCCATGGTCGATACAAGGGGAGCGTGGAACACAAGAATGGACAACTGGTTGTCGATAACAATGAGATCAGTGTCTTCCAGTG CAAGCAGCCCAAAGAAATCCCCTGGAAGTCTGTCGGGAGCCCCTTTGTGGTGGAGGCCACTGGTGTGTACCTGTCCTTAGAGGAAACTAAG ccccacatcGAGGCAGGAGCCCAGCGTGTGGTCATCTGTGCGCCGTCTCCAGACGCACCCACGTTTGTCATGGGGGTGAACGAAAAGGAATATAACCCCGGCTCCATGAAAATCGTCAG CAATGCATCCTGCAccaccaactgcctggcccccctCGCCAAGGTCATCCATGAACGATTTGGGATTCTGGAAGGGCTGATG ACCACAGTCCATTCCTACACGGCCACCCAGAAGACAGTGGACGGGCCGTCAAAGAAGGCCTGGAGAGATGGACGTGGCGCCCACCAGAACATCATCCCAGCCTCCACGGGGGCTGCCAAGGCTGTGGGCAAAGTCATCCCAGACCTCAAAGG GAAGCTAACAGGAATGGCATTCCGAGTGCCAACCCCAGACGTGTCTGTGGTGGACCTGACCTGCCGCCTGGCCCAGGCTACCCCATACTCAGCCATCAAGGATGCCATCAAAGCAGCAGCCAAGGGGCCCATGGCTGGCATCCTTGCCTACACGGAGGATGAG GTCGTGTCCACGGACTTCCTTAGCGATACCCACTCGTCTATCTTCGATGCTAAGGCCGGCATCGCGCTCAACGACAACTTCGTAAAGCTCGTTTCATG gtaCGATAATGAATATGGCTACAGTAACCGGGTGGTGGACCTCGTCCGCTACATGTTCAGCAGAGACAAGTGA
- the TMEM147 gene encoding BOS complex subunit TMEM147: MTLFHFGNCFALAYFPYFITYKCSGLSEYNAFWKCVQAGVTYLFVQLCKMLFLATFFPTWEGGIYDFIGEFMKASVDVADLIGLNLVMSRNAGKGEYKIMVAALGWATAELIMSRCIPLWVGARGIEFDWKYIQMSIDSNISLVHYIIASAQVWMITRYDLYHTYRPAVLLLMFLSVYKAFVMETFVHLCSLGSWTALLARALVTGLLALSTLALYVAVVNVHS; the protein is encoded by the exons ATGACGCTCTTCCACTTCGGGAACTGCTTCGCCCTGGCCTACTTCCCCTACTTCATCACCTACAAGTGCAGCGGCCT GTCGGAGTACAACGCCTTCTGGAAGTGCGTCCAGGCCGGGGTCACCTACCTGTTCGTGCAGCTGTGCAAG ATGCTGTTCTTGGCCACTTTCTTTCCCACCTGGGAAGGCGGCATCTATGACTTCATTGGG GAGTTCATGAAGGCCAGCGTGGACGTGGCAGACCTGATAGGCCTAAACCTTGTCATGTCCAGGAATGCCGGCAAGGGGGAATACAAGATCATGGTTGCTGCCCTGGGCTGGGCCACCGCCGAGCTCATTATGTCCCG CTGCATCCCCCTCTGGGTTGGAGCTCGGGGCATTGAGTTTGACTGGAAATACATCCAGATGAGCATCGACTCCAACATCAGCCTG GTCCATTACATCATCGCCTCTGCCCAGGTGTGGATGATAACACGCTACGACCTGTACCACACTTACCGGCCAGCAGTCCTCCTCCTGATGTTCCTTAGCGTCTACAAGGCCTTTGTCATGGA GACCTTTGTCCACCTCTGTTCCCTGGGCAGCTGGACGGCACTGCTGGCCCGAGCGCTAGTGACGGGGCTGCTGGCCCTCAGCACCTTGGCCCTGTATGTCGCCGTTGTCAACGTGCACTCCTAG